CCACAACATGCAACGATGAAACAAGCGAGGACGACCTTAATGAAATTGATAGTCCGAATATAACTTCCACCCAAGCATCTGCAGAAGCTAACACAGAACCACCAGGCGAGGATGATGCTAAAGAAAGTGATAGTTCAAACAGAACTGCCCAATCTCCAGGAGATATGATCAATAGCATCCTTTAGCTGTGTATTTCTGGGAACTTGATTGTAGATAACTAGATATGGCCATTGTGATTTGTGGTTGATATGATTGTTTATAACATAcatgataaataaaaaaaatggaaagTGTAGTACCATTCTTATCTATAGCTCAAAACATCTTTTCAACAAGAATGTAGTAAGGTGAATTCATTTTTGTATCTCCCATGTATTgttcaaaataaaaaacaatttCATTATTTACGAGCATGTTGAccttggatgaaaaactcaATAAGTGATATGGTGGATAGCAGGATTAGAGGCTACCCGCCCTCACGTTGGAGGCTCTGGGAAGTATTTGATTCTAATCTTGCTTGCCTCAAAGAGATACATGATAGTCTCTTTTATAGAGACGActgacttgacccctaagcaatatCCTAACCGAATGAATCTATcttatctctttcctaataaacCAAATTAACCTAATCAAATCTGATCCGGCACTATGCATGCGCTACAGTACTCGTGGGCCTAGGTCGGCCCACTTGCCATAACAATAAGtgaatgcaacaaaaagaaaaaaaaagtagatgCACTGACAGGGTTTAATGCCTTTGTAATGCCAGGCCAGACTGATAAAATGGAAGGAACATTGGAAAGGAAGAACCAAAGAAGTAACACAATCTAGATGCTTTGTCAGTTACAGAAGGAAAGCAATGATTTCTCTCATACAGCATGGAACAAGACATCATTAACAAAACAAAGCAGGCGCTCCTTATTGGTAAAAGAGTACATTTAACAAGCTGAACTTTGCAGGACAACTAATGTGCAACTCAAAGCAAAGTTTCATGACTAAAACAATGTCATGGGTTACACATACGTGCACAACAGAAGCCCTTCAAGGCTGGTAGACATCTGGAAGCTGAAGGCCTACACTGGCAGCAGATTTGTTCAATATCTTCTTCATTTCATCAGATCGGTCCACAGCAATGTTGTATGAGAATAGCAGGTCCTGACAATCAAAAATGAACTAGAGTTAATCGGGTACATGATAAGCCTATGGTATCATACAAACATTGATTCGATGCGGAGAACTCGCTTGGTGTAAAGTAGAAAAGAGGTATCCAATCGCAGAAACCAGAAATAAAACAAACATGCGTCCAAATTGCGATTAAATGAACCGACACATTGTGCACTTGTTGCATTAGTATGAACCAAACTACACCGCTAATTACCGAAAGCAGTGATTGGGGATTGAGGCATTGAGCTAGACAACTAGTAATCAGCCAATCAGTGGATAGCAAATGATCTCTGAAGACTCTCATCCAAATTTCTCACAATAACGAGCTCTCGTGGAGTTGCATCCCATTCTCTATAAGAGGCCCATAGCACATCGGAAGGAAGACAGTAAATTTAAGTGCAGAGAGAGAAAGGACTCTTCTTTGGCATTTCATCGAACAATATGATCTCCCCCTCATAACAGGATCCACATCACGTTTGTTTTTCCCAGAAGCACCACCGAAATCGAAAACACCGCGTTTAATCCTCTACCTTGTGGTGATGGACGCTGGTGAGGAGGTAGGCGTAGTCCCCGGCGAGCCGCAGCCTCGCCCTGGCGTCGGCCTCCGTGCCGGCGGGGGCGCGGAActcggcggcgacgaagtcccGGAAGTGCTGCTTGGAGGCGCCCCCGCCGACGTGCTTCTGCACCGCCTTGAGCACCCGCCGGTacaccggcgccgcggccgccatcgGTCAGCTTGGGCAATGGGCAGGacaggaggcgcggcggcgcgagtgTTGGTGTCTCCGACAGCCTTGCGGCCTGGTTCCCTCGCTCCAAACGGGGCGGCGCTGGTGGGCCCAATTAGCAATGAGGCCCACACATTCCTCTTCCTCCCATTCATTCCGCTCCACCCtctctcaaaaagaaaaaaaaatcatcccgCTCCAGCATCCAGACTTGTGAGATCCTTCGaccacggcggccatggcgaacACTGCCCGTCTCCCCGCCTCCTCGTGCAGTCTGGGCACcggcagcagcaccaccaccaggaGCAGGTGGGCAACCATGGCCGCCGTTGGATGCGCTCCCGGCGGCAGCAACACCCGCCGGAGGAGTGTGGGCCTTTTCCTttgccgctcctcctccacggCCGGAGCTCAAGGGGGCAGGAGGATGGAGGATTACAACACCGCCATGAAGCGGATGATGCGCAACCCCTACGAGTACCACCACGATCTTGGTATGGACCAATTATCACTCCTCTTGCGATGGCCCCTGCGCAACTGATGTTTGAAATGAAATATCGGCTGTTGATTTCTTATCCAAAACGATTGATACCATTCTGCGCGCATAGTTTGGATGCTGTTGATTTCTTATCCAAAACGATTGATACCATTCTGCGCGCATAGTTTGGATGGATGGTAATGGTACTAGTCTGATGTTAGTCATGCCACGCGATTGATGCGGTACTAGGTGGAATTACTGCTGGGTTTGCTTCAAAATTGGATTCTCCTACATTTGCCAACTTCGTTTTATATTATAATCTCTCTCTTAGAGATTACAATTGGAGATAATATCAAGAGAGTGTTGTATTGCTTAGCTCACAGGGCGTTGGGGGAATTGCTGCTTGGTTATCCTGTTGTGTTGGTACCTCTGCAGTTAGTAGCATTTTGGCCTTTTGGGGGTATAGCTATGGATAGGGTCCATCTATATTTCATTGCAAATCGCattgatttctttattttttgacCTGAAGACTTTGTGATCTGGATTTGCCCTTTCATGACAAGAGGATGCATAAAGAAGACAGGATATTGACATTTAAGAAGCATCTTAATTAGCAAATTATTGCTTATATGACTTGAAGGAAGCAATAACAGTGCAAAACTGCATTACTGTTGGTGAGACACTCTAATGGGGAATTGCagcatttatttattttggcaAAGTGGCATATCCTCATGGCGATTTCTTAAAAACTGCCGACCCATTATTTTGTGGTAGTTCACAATAGCTCAGATCTATGTCAGGACATCAAAGAAATGCCACCTTTTTAACAAGTACTTGTTATTTTGCCAAAATATTTTGTGACATGCCAAAGTGAGTTTCTTCTGAAACTACTGAAAATGGTAGGAAGATAACTACTTTGTATAATCATCTGATTCCTCCTTTTTGAGTCAATAAGGTTTTCTTCTCTAGATTTAGTAATTCTAGTAAGTTTCTGTTCTTGACACAATAATTTACTATAACCAAAGACGTGCAATTTCAtctaaagagaagaagaaatgtGCTTTTTCATGGAAAATTAATTCTTACACATGGAACTTAGGTATGAATTATGCTGTCATCAGTGATAGCCTAATTGTTGGGTCACAACCTCAAACTCCTGGAGATATCGATCATTTGAAAAATGAAGAGAATGTTGCCTACATTCTTTGTTTGCAGCAGGACAAGGACATCGAATACTGGGGCATTGATTTCCCAGCTATTCTCAGCAGGTGCAAAGAACTTGGCATTCAGCATATCAGAAGACCGGTGAGCTTATTTAACCATTGAGCTTATGCCATTTTATCTGTTTAGTTTTCTTTTGAATTCCTGATATTGTAAAGAAACTAAATCGGTGTCTTTTAGTGTTGTTTCTACATATGAAGTGTGGCATACCTTCATATTATTTGCCCTCTTGCGCACGCTTACAATTGCTTGGTTTGCAGGCAGTTGACTTTGACCCAGATTCCTTGAGGTCACAATTGCCAAAGGCAGTTTCCGCATTAGAATGGGCTATATCGCAGTGCAAAGGGCGGGTTTATGTCCATTGCACTGCTGGACTTGGGAGGGCTCCGGCAGTCGCAATTGCATACATGTTTTGGTTCGAGGATATGGATGTAAGTTTGTTTCATCTCCTTGTATACACACGGTGGTAGAAACTTAGGTGC
The genomic region above belongs to Panicum virgatum strain AP13 chromosome 8N, P.virgatum_v5, whole genome shotgun sequence and contains:
- the LOC120686052 gene encoding uncharacterized protein LOC120686052, producing the protein MAAAAPVYRRVLKAVQKHVGGGASKQHFRDFVAAEFRAPAGTEADARARLRLAGDYAYLLTSVHHHKDLLFSYNIAVDRSDEMKKILNKSAASVGLQLPDVYQP
- the LOC120686050 gene encoding phosphoglucan phosphatase LSF2, chloroplastic-like; protein product: MANTARLPASSCSLGTGSSTTTRSRWATMAAVGCAPGGSNTRRRSVGLFLCRSSSTAGAQGGRRMEDYNTAMKRMMRNPYEYHHDLGMNYAVISDSLIVGSQPQTPGDIDHLKNEENVAYILCLQQDKDIEYWGIDFPAILSRCKELGIQHIRRPAVDFDPDSLRSQLPKAVSALEWAISQCKGRVYVHCTAGLGRAPAVAIAYMFWFEDMDLNTAYKKLTSIRPCGPNKRAIRAATYDLAKKDDPWKEPFENLPENAFEGIADWEKKIIHDRIRALREA